The Paenibacillus sophorae genome has a segment encoding these proteins:
- a CDS encoding NAD(P)-dependent oxidoreductase — protein MEHASPLTAFSPDMFMRNFAEAEPGLTRKGAAEESNRCLYCYDAPCIKACPTGINIPSFIKRIATDNLRGAAHTIMESNPVGASCSRVCPTEELCEGACVLNDASEPIQIGLLQRYATDWAMNNGAELFKAGTPKGKKAAVIGGGPAGLSAARELAREGFSVVIYEAREQAGGLDTHGIVSFRLPQSISLWEVEQVEKLGVDIRTGVKVGTDVTVDELKEEYDAIVLAAGMGYVPDLGIPGEELDGVYDAIKLVESTKTGVSNVQLMGQRVAIIGAGNTAIDAATCSVRLGASNVKMVYRRTREEMTAYDFEYEFAKQEGVEFSWLTLPKRIVGDELGKVTGLECVTMKLSGEAGSDGRLKPVPVEGSEFIMPVEAVVLAIGQKRHTGLIEHLGLEHEWGVVKIDEETHQTSDPQIYAVGDIVFGFGKGEAMVVSAAQQGKIAAHAIVKQFTPQQDSVVGSAV, from the coding sequence ATGGAACACGCTTCTCCGTTGACCGCATTTTCACCTGACATGTTCATGAGAAATTTTGCCGAGGCCGAACCGGGGCTCACCCGCAAGGGCGCGGCCGAAGAATCCAACCGCTGTCTTTACTGCTATGACGCTCCTTGTATTAAGGCTTGCCCGACGGGCATTAACATTCCCTCCTTTATTAAGCGTATTGCAACGGACAACCTGCGGGGCGCCGCGCATACAATAATGGAGTCCAACCCGGTAGGCGCAAGCTGCTCTCGCGTCTGCCCGACCGAAGAGCTGTGCGAAGGAGCCTGCGTGCTGAACGACGCTTCCGAGCCGATCCAGATCGGTCTGCTCCAGCGCTATGCGACGGATTGGGCGATGAATAACGGCGCGGAGCTGTTCAAGGCGGGGACTCCCAAGGGGAAAAAGGCTGCCGTGATCGGCGGCGGGCCGGCCGGATTGTCGGCTGCCAGAGAGCTGGCCCGCGAAGGCTTCTCCGTCGTGATCTACGAAGCAAGGGAGCAAGCGGGCGGACTTGATACACACGGCATCGTGTCCTTCCGTCTGCCGCAGTCCATCTCCCTGTGGGAAGTGGAGCAGGTCGAAAAGCTTGGCGTGGACATCCGCACAGGGGTAAAGGTTGGGACGGATGTAACGGTGGATGAGCTGAAGGAGGAATATGACGCCATCGTGCTTGCCGCCGGTATGGGCTATGTGCCCGACCTCGGCATCCCGGGCGAGGAACTGGACGGCGTGTATGACGCGATCAAGCTGGTGGAATCGACGAAGACGGGTGTCTCGAATGTACAGCTGATGGGACAGCGCGTTGCCATTATCGGCGCGGGCAACACGGCGATCGACGCCGCAACCTGCTCTGTGCGGCTCGGAGCGTCCAATGTGAAGATGGTCTACCGCCGCACCCGCGAGGAGATGACGGCCTACGACTTCGAGTATGAATTTGCCAAGCAGGAAGGCGTCGAGTTTAGCTGGCTGACGCTGCCTAAGCGAATTGTCGGCGACGAGCTCGGCAAGGTGACCGGCCTGGAATGTGTAACCATGAAGCTGAGCGGCGAGGCCGGCAGCGACGGCAGACTTAAGCCGGTGCCGGTGGAAGGCTCCGAATTTATTATGCCGGTTGAAGCTGTCGTGCTGGCCATCGGGCAGAAGCGCCATACCGGCCTGATCGAGCATCTCGGCCTTGAGCATGAATGGGGCGTCGTGAAGATCGACGAGGAGACCCACCAGACTTCCGATCCGCAAATTTATGCGGTGGGTGACATCGTCTTTGGCTTCGGCAAAGGAGAAGCGATGGTCGTATCGGCGGCCCAGCAGGGCAAAATCGCCGCTCACGCGATTGTTAAGCAATTTACGCCGCAGCAGGACAGCGTTGTCGGCTCTGCGGTATAA
- a CDS encoding PucR family transcriptional regulator — translation MDWELVFTIREALKRPLFADAKVVGGSSGLDRAIRWVHVLESASFESLIHGQEMILTTGIGMSADLPTSLEFLEYLIQKNAACLCIELGTYFSAVPEELVSLADQHDFSLIVFNRTVRFVDITLDLHSLIINRHHRMLGELESISREFHRLTLTSQGTVKVLQLLSRSTRTQVLYMQLQGKPQFFPALPPEEQEPLLRFFSAFYEEMDGIHQPDAAPSFREFGGKTVALKPVGALDQTWAYILMVCPHKPQEFDCLLLDSASLSIAQELLRTRYMEERKLFSENLWVDELINGRIDDENRLKSLIGPDFGVVNELAYRVCLIEIENPRNVKWNSSENEWESITFHLSLVLRSIFEKYSLRPLITLKNNRLTVIALDIQSKVPGRTRLQQALEALQNIRSDEKLKDLQLVIGVGKSHTQLKNAPSGYREAVQALSLYPCHQKPTLFYEELGVFQLLLSLNDGKTLQNFIRTYLGPLIDHDQQKGSELLLTLRVYLDHDGSKQIAARKLFIVRQSLYYRLDKITELLGEDFMSPENRISIQVALRAYQFLYPEKLTLPSSRSVPL, via the coding sequence ATGGACTGGGAACTTGTGTTTACGATTCGTGAAGCGCTGAAAAGACCGCTGTTTGCCGACGCCAAAGTCGTCGGAGGAAGTTCGGGCCTGGACCGGGCGATCCGCTGGGTTCATGTGCTGGAAAGCGCAAGCTTCGAGAGCCTCATTCACGGACAGGAAATGATACTCACAACAGGCATCGGGATGAGCGCCGATCTCCCCACCTCTCTTGAATTTCTGGAATACCTGATCCAAAAAAACGCCGCTTGCCTGTGCATCGAGCTGGGGACTTATTTCAGCGCCGTGCCTGAAGAACTGGTCTCCCTGGCGGATCAACATGATTTTTCGCTTATTGTGTTTAACCGCACGGTTCGGTTCGTCGATATCACACTCGATCTGCATTCGCTTATTATCAACCGCCATCACCGCATGCTCGGGGAGCTGGAGAGCATCTCCCGCGAATTCCACAGGCTGACGCTGACCTCTCAGGGAACGGTAAAGGTGCTGCAGCTGCTGTCCAGAAGCACGCGCACGCAAGTTCTATACATGCAGCTTCAAGGCAAGCCGCAGTTCTTTCCCGCGCTGCCGCCGGAGGAGCAGGAGCCTCTGCTGCGCTTCTTCTCGGCCTTTTATGAGGAAATGGACGGGATTCATCAACCGGACGCCGCCCCCAGCTTCCGTGAATTCGGCGGTAAAACAGTCGCGCTCAAGCCGGTTGGCGCTCTTGACCAGACCTGGGCCTATATTCTGATGGTATGCCCCCATAAACCGCAGGAGTTCGACTGTCTGCTGCTTGATTCTGCCTCGCTGTCCATCGCTCAGGAGCTGCTGCGCACACGCTATATGGAGGAGCGCAAGCTTTTTTCCGAAAACTTGTGGGTCGACGAATTAATCAACGGGCGCATTGACGATGAGAACCGGCTCAAGAGCCTGATCGGACCGGATTTCGGCGTTGTCAACGAGCTTGCTTACCGCGTGTGCCTGATCGAGATCGAAAATCCCCGAAACGTAAAATGGAACAGCTCGGAAAATGAATGGGAGTCGATTACGTTTCACCTTTCACTCGTCCTGCGTTCCATTTTTGAGAAATATTCGCTCCGGCCGTTAATCACGCTAAAGAATAACCGGCTAACCGTCATTGCGCTGGACATTCAGTCCAAGGTGCCCGGGCGGACCCGGCTGCAGCAGGCGCTGGAAGCCCTGCAGAATATCCGCTCCGACGAGAAGCTGAAGGATCTTCAGCTCGTCATCGGCGTGGGCAAATCGCATACCCAGCTTAAAAATGCTCCATCCGGCTACCGGGAAGCGGTGCAGGCGCTGTCGCTCTACCCCTGCCACCAGAAGCCGACCCTGTTCTACGAAGAGCTTGGCGTCTTCCAGCTGCTGCTGAGCCTGAACGACGGCAAGACGCTGCAGAACTTTATCCGCACCTATCTTGGTCCGCTGATCGACCATGACCAGCAGAAGGGCAGCGAGCTGCTGCTGACGCTGCGGGTCTATCTGGATCATGACGGCTCCAAACAAATCGCGGCGCGGAAGCTGTTCATCGTCAGACAATCGCTGTATTACCGTCTGGATAAAATTACGGAGCTGCTCGGCGAGGACTTCATGTCGCCGGAGAACCGCATATCGATCCAAGTCGCTCTGCGGGCCTATCAGTTCCTGTATCCAGAAAAGCTTACTTTGCCCAGTTCCCGTTCAGTACCTCTGTGA